The following are from one region of the Clostridiisalibacter paucivorans DSM 22131 genome:
- a CDS encoding BMC domain-containing protein — protein sequence MNRSLGLIELSSISKGIAILDDIIKKVEVEVLTARSICPGKYMILVQGNTSSTKIAVNTANELGQKSILKSEVINNLNAHVFSVIKGKITPKNINALGVVETRNVISSILIADMVCDSSDVELIKIRLGNGIGGKGLLAFTGDVSSVKNAVEYCKRKDELYKGVIDYQMINYPSITTINSI from the coding sequence TTGAATAGATCTTTGGGATTGATAGAGTTATCTAGTATATCCAAGGGTATAGCTATATTAGATGATATTATTAAAAAAGTGGAAGTGGAGGTACTAACGGCCAGGTCTATATGTCCAGGAAAGTATATGATTTTAGTACAGGGCAATACTAGTTCTACAAAAATAGCAGTAAATACAGCAAATGAATTGGGACAAAAGTCTATATTAAAGAGTGAAGTAATAAATAATCTTAATGCCCATGTGTTTTCTGTAATAAAGGGAAAGATAACACCTAAAAATATAAATGCCCTGGGAGTTGTAGAGACCAGAAATGTTATTTCTTCTATATTAATAGCAGATATGGTATGTGATTCATCAGATGTGGAACTTATAAAGATAAGACTGGGAAATGGCATAGGAGGGAAAGGGTTATTAGCTTTTACAGGAGATGTATCATCGGTGAAAAATGCTGTAGAATATTGTAAACGTAAAGATGAATTATATAAAGGAGTTATAGATTACCAGATGATAAATTATCCCAGTATAACCACTATAAATAGTATATAA
- a CDS encoding methyl-accepting chemotaxis protein has translation MEELAASAQELTNTQDSLNKEIDNVNDMSEQISQVLEFIKKIADETQMLGLNAAIEAARAGNAGLGFGVVAEEIRNLSSQSKETVGEIRSFIENIQSSVKNTVKMGDNTALVTEQQAAAVQQVTASIEEITALSENLNELAKGDN, from the coding sequence ATGGAAGAGTTGGCAGCATCGGCACAAGAGTTGACTAATACTCAAGATAGTCTAAATAAAGAGATTGATAATGTCAATGATATGTCTGAACAAATTAGCCAAGTGCTAGAGTTTATCAAAAAAATAGCCGATGAAACTCAAATGCTAGGTTTAAATGCTGCTATTGAAGCCGCTAGAGCTGGAAATGCAGGGCTAGGGTTTGGAGTCGTTGCAGAAGAAATAAGAAATTTATCTAGTCAGTCTAAAGAAACTGTTGGTGAGATAAGGTCTTTTATTGAGAATATTCAATCTTCAGTAAAAAATACTGTGAAAATGGGAGATAATACTGCATTAGTTACAGAACAACAGGCAGCAGCCGTACAGCAAGTAACTGCAAGCATAGAGGAGATAACAGCTCTATCGGAAAATTTAAATGAACTTGCTAAAGGGGATAATTAA
- a CDS encoding ABC transporter permease, whose amino-acid sequence MDAVIGVMIQSLILGVMVLGVYISYSILDFPDMSADGSFALGGAIVAVVLGYGISPIVATILAILAGLLAGLLTGILHVKARISNLLSGILVMGILYSLNLRIMGKANIPLFNERHVFTIIDNPLIFSIVMIVLVKLSLDTFLNTGLGYTLKAVGDNAQMVKSLGIEIGKVKIFGLMISNGLISLSGAIMAQYQGFADASMGIGTLVLGIASIIVGQVILQGINKIKESSKILLGTIVYQITIYLAMNMGLGATDLKMITSVVIILFLASGQFRQKISLKRRSVRGWLNVKSGKSIKEIS is encoded by the coding sequence ATGGATGCAGTAATAGGTGTTATGATTCAAAGCTTAATATTAGGAGTCATGGTATTGGGAGTATATATAAGCTATAGTATTTTAGATTTTCCTGATATGTCGGCAGATGGAAGTTTTGCATTGGGAGGTGCCATTGTAGCGGTAGTGTTGGGATATGGTATATCTCCAATAGTCGCAACTATATTGGCAATATTAGCAGGGCTCTTGGCAGGACTTTTGACAGGGATACTCCATGTGAAGGCCAGAATATCTAATCTTTTGTCGGGAATTTTGGTTATGGGTATTTTATATTCACTAAACTTAAGGATTATGGGAAAGGCCAATATACCTTTGTTTAATGAGAGGCATGTCTTTACAATTATAGATAACCCATTGATATTTTCCATAGTAATGATAGTTTTAGTAAAATTAAGTTTAGATACATTTTTAAATACAGGACTGGGATATACATTGAAGGCTGTTGGAGATAATGCCCAGATGGTAAAGTCTTTAGGTATAGAAATAGGTAAGGTAAAGATATTTGGATTGATGATTTCCAATGGATTGATAAGTTTATCAGGGGCAATTATGGCACAATATCAAGGATTTGCAGATGCATCCATGGGGATAGGGACATTGGTATTGGGTATTGCATCTATCATAGTAGGGCAAGTAATATTACAAGGGATAAATAAGATAAAGGAAAGTAGTAAGATTTTATTGGGTACTATTGTATATCAAATTACTATATATTTAGCCATGAATATGGGATTAGGTGCTACAGATTTAAAGATGATTACATCTGTAGTAATAATACTATTTTTGGCATCTGGACAATTTAGACAGAAGATATCATTAAAAAGACGATCTGTAAGGGGGTGGTTAAATGTTAAAAGTGGAAAGTCTATCAAAGAGATTTCATAA
- a CDS encoding ABC transporter ATP-binding protein: protein MLKVESLSKRFHNPYGKDNIIFSNLSLEINKGDFVSIIGSNGAGKSTLLNIISGIIEPSLGRISLKDEILTDMPQHKRTQILSRVFQSPDMGACPSMTVRENLSMALNKGRLLNLRRCLRHSDEYLEGILDGVPLNLKRYMDVEVRYLSGGQKQALSLVMATISSPNILLLDEHTAALDPKTSNEIMDLTERIVNERNITTLMVTHNLKHALEYGNRLIMLHNGEIILDAYEEEKRKITIEDILSKFEYAV from the coding sequence ATGTTAAAAGTGGAAAGTCTATCAAAGAGATTTCATAATCCCTATGGTAAAGATAATATAATATTTTCCAATCTGTCATTAGAGATTAATAAAGGAGATTTTGTAAGTATTATAGGGAGCAATGGAGCTGGGAAGTCCACATTACTCAACATAATATCGGGGATCATAGAGCCTTCTTTAGGTAGAATAAGCTTAAAAGATGAAATACTTACTGATATGCCCCAGCATAAGAGAACTCAAATATTGAGTAGGGTATTTCAGTCACCAGATATGGGCGCCTGTCCTTCGATGACAGTAAGGGAAAATCTGTCCATGGCATTAAATAAAGGAAGATTATTAAATTTGAGGAGATGTCTTAGACATAGTGATGAATATTTGGAAGGGATATTAGATGGTGTACCATTAAACTTAAAAAGATATATGGATGTAGAAGTTAGATATCTTTCTGGAGGACAAAAACAGGCATTATCATTGGTTATGGCAACTATATCATCACCTAATATATTGCTTTTAGATGAACATACAGCTGCCTTGGATCCTAAGACCTCAAATGAAATTATGGATTTGACTGAGAGGATAGTCAATGAAAGAAATATAACAACACTCATGGTTACCCATAATTTAAAACATGCATTAGAATATGGAAACAGGCTAATAATGCTTCATAATGGAGAGATTATATTAGATGCCTATGAAGAAGAAAAGAGAAAAATAACTATAGAAGATATATTGTCAAAATTTGAATATGCAGTATAA
- a CDS encoding ABC transporter substrate-binding protein: MIRNMIKIIIVTVLGILVLAGCGKTDSAQKKIEIGISQIVEYSALDENREGFLKALEDNGYKNGDNIEIEYQNAQGDLATAQTIAKNFVSKDKELIFAIATGSVQGSYNATKDIPILFSSVTDPVAAGVVESLEMPNTNVSGTSDYIPVEKQMDLIKKFVPNATNIGVIYNTSEVNSQVQVSKLKESADEYGYKIVEVGVTSTNEVNQAISSLTKDIDVLFVPTDQLVVSSMPVIVQQTMKKNIPIIASEKGSVELGALVTQGINYYDLGYKTGEMAVKVLNGEDISKMPVTMMDEMEIIVNEDSLKALGIDKPQDENIIYINTKE; this comes from the coding sequence ATGATAAGAAATATGATTAAAATAATTATAGTGACAGTCTTAGGAATATTGGTATTGGCAGGGTGTGGGAAGACTGATTCAGCTCAGAAGAAGATAGAGATAGGAATAAGTCAAATAGTAGAATATAGTGCATTGGATGAAAATAGGGAAGGATTTCTAAAGGCCCTAGAGGATAATGGTTACAAGAATGGAGATAATATAGAAATCGAATATCAGAATGCCCAGGGAGATTTGGCTACAGCCCAGACTATAGCTAAAAATTTTGTATCGAAGGATAAAGAGTTAATATTTGCCATAGCTACTGGATCAGTACAAGGGTCATATAATGCTACTAAAGATATACCTATTTTATTTAGTTCTGTAACAGACCCTGTGGCAGCAGGGGTAGTTGAATCTTTAGAAATGCCAAATACTAATGTTTCTGGTACATCAGATTATATACCTGTGGAAAAACAGATGGATTTAATTAAAAAATTTGTTCCCAATGCTACTAACATAGGGGTCATATATAATACCAGTGAAGTAAATTCTCAGGTACAGGTGTCTAAATTGAAGGAAAGTGCAGATGAATATGGGTATAAAATTGTGGAGGTTGGAGTGACTAGTACCAATGAAGTAAATCAGGCTATATCAAGTTTAACCAAAGATATAGATGTATTATTTGTACCTACTGACCAATTGGTGGTATCGTCAATGCCTGTAATAGTTCAGCAGACTATGAAAAAAAATATTCCTATTATAGCATCTGAAAAGGGCTCAGTAGAATTGGGAGCATTGGTTACCCAAGGAATAAATTATTATGATTTGGGATATAAGACAGGTGAAATGGCTGTAAAGGTATTAAATGGAGAAGATATTTCTAAAATGCCTGTAACAATGATGGATGAGATGGAGATAATAGTAAATGAAGATTCCTTAAAGGCCCTAGGCATTGATAAACCACAGGATGAAAATATAATTTATATCAATACAAAAGAATAG
- a CDS encoding TetR/AcrR family transcriptional regulator translates to MPTDTFFNLSEEKRNKILNVAIDEFAEYFYHNASISRIVKEANIAKGSFYQYFSDKKDLFKYIMDISAQKKLKYLAKSIDEQREMDFFQRVREIYIMGLRFAKDHPKLQKIGINLVLSHDEGFKRDILGENIPKSDELFEKLLNQGIESGDINPDIDLKVVAHMITTMSISISEYFLMKMGDKDIMDIMNLVDNMLDVFKNGIKNERK, encoded by the coding sequence ATGCCAACAGATACATTTTTCAATTTATCAGAAGAAAAGAGAAATAAAATTCTAAATGTGGCCATAGATGAATTTGCAGAGTATTTTTATCATAATGCCAGTATAAGTAGAATAGTAAAAGAGGCCAATATAGCAAAGGGGAGTTTTTATCAGTACTTTTCAGACAAGAAAGATCTATTTAAATATATTATGGATATATCAGCACAGAAAAAATTAAAATATTTGGCTAAAAGTATAGATGAACAAAGAGAAATGGATTTTTTTCAAAGGGTTAGAGAAATCTATATTATGGGGTTAAGATTTGCAAAAGATCATCCAAAACTTCAAAAGATAGGTATAAATTTAGTTCTTAGTCATGATGAAGGATTTAAAAGAGACATTTTAGGGGAAAATATCCCTAAAAGTGATGAGTTATTTGAAAAGTTGTTAAATCAAGGTATAGAAAGTGGAGATATAAACCCAGATATAGATTTGAAAGTGGTAGCCCACATGATAACTACCATGAGTATATCCATCAGTGAATATTTTCTAATGAAAATGGGAGATAAAGATATTATGGACATTATGAATTTAGTAGATAATATGCTAGATGTGTTTAAAAATGGAATTAAAAATGAAAGGAAGTGA
- a CDS encoding ABC transporter ATP-binding protein: MLDVKNLYHSYTKDNRYAVEDVNFEIKAGEIFGFLGPSGAGKSTTQNILIGLLPLQKGKVELWGKDIKKSKGEFFNQIGVSFEQPNVYKKLSGLENLNFHKNMFDVPTEDPIQLLKMVGLEDAANKKAGGYSKGMLQRLVFVRSMINNPKIWFLDEPTSGLDPNTANKIKNIIKEKNNMGTTIFLTTHNMHIAEELCDRIALINEGKIELVNSPRNLKLKYGEKLIKVEYKEDGNMKTERLSIVDEKDKKRLNGLINEGKIETMHSQEATLEEIFIKVTGRELS, from the coding sequence ATGTTAGATGTAAAAAATCTTTACCATTCCTATACAAAAGACAATAGATATGCTGTAGAAGATGTAAATTTTGAAATAAAAGCAGGTGAGATATTTGGTTTTTTAGGACCCAGCGGAGCGGGTAAATCTACTACCCAAAATATATTGATAGGTTTATTGCCATTGCAAAAAGGAAAGGTGGAATTATGGGGAAAGGATATAAAGAAGTCAAAGGGAGAATTTTTCAATCAGATAGGGGTATCTTTTGAACAACCTAATGTATATAAAAAGCTTAGTGGCTTAGAAAATCTGAATTTTCATAAAAATATGTTTGATGTACCCACTGAAGATCCCATACAGTTATTGAAAATGGTAGGATTAGAGGATGCGGCCAATAAAAAGGCAGGAGGATATTCAAAGGGTATGTTACAACGATTAGTATTTGTGAGGTCTATGATTAATAATCCTAAAATCTGGTTTTTAGATGAACCAACATCTGGACTTGACCCCAATACTGCCAATAAAATTAAAAATATAATAAAAGAAAAAAACAATATGGGCACCACCATATTTTTGACTACCCATAATATGCATATAGCAGAGGAGCTTTGTGACAGAATAGCCCTTATAAATGAAGGCAAGATAGAGCTTGTAAATTCTCCTAGAAATTTGAAGCTTAAATATGGAGAAAAACTTATAAAGGTAGAATACAAAGAAGATGGAAATATGAAGACAGAGAGACTTTCTATTGTAGATGAAAAGGATAAGAAGAGATTAAATGGTCTTATAAATGAAGGTAAAATAGAGACTATGCATTCCCAAGAGGCAACATTAGAAGAGATATTTATAAAGGTCACAGGAAGGGAGTTGAGTTAA
- a CDS encoding ABC transporter permease, which yields MIQRFLALTKKDIINGYRNYFFVVTIFIAVFFGLVINFIVPEDTSIKPDLYIYNSYDGEYVGLMDGIIEGSQQKHSNMYMLKSKREVVENMKDNFNSIGLVILEKSGLPNMEFIMQGYENEKIVNTLILSMEDDIKKKIYGDINIDTIVLKQDMELADIPFNKSILPMFLVMEPVLLGFIMILALVFMEKDEGTIKSYMVSPGGVSEYLAAKIVFMIILGWISAVISTLMVVGVNADYIKLLSIVTVGGIFASGLGLIVSSFFDNLSKSMVWIMIVSILLSLPFISYFVPSFAPNYIRLIPTYSLLFAMKEAVFPTGNTAIIYNTLITFCILAVINYILALLVYRYNLSKM from the coding sequence ATGATTCAGAGATTTTTAGCTCTAACCAAGAAAGATATTATAAATGGATATAGGAATTATTTTTTTGTTGTGACCATATTTATAGCAGTATTCTTCGGGCTTGTTATTAATTTTATAGTGCCTGAAGATACCAGTATTAAACCTGATTTATATATTTATAATAGTTATGATGGTGAATATGTAGGACTTATGGATGGAATAATTGAAGGCTCTCAACAAAAACATAGTAATATGTATATGTTGAAATCTAAGAGAGAAGTAGTAGAAAATATGAAGGATAATTTCAATAGTATAGGTTTAGTGATTCTTGAGAAATCAGGATTACCAAATATGGAATTTATAATGCAGGGTTATGAAAATGAAAAGATTGTAAATACCTTAATCTTATCCATGGAAGATGATATTAAAAAGAAAATTTATGGAGATATAAATATAGATACCATAGTGTTGAAACAGGATATGGAGTTAGCTGATATACCCTTTAATAAGAGTATATTGCCCATGTTTTTAGTTATGGAGCCAGTATTATTGGGATTTATAATGATTCTAGCCCTTGTATTTATGGAAAAAGATGAGGGGACTATAAAGTCATATATGGTATCTCCCGGTGGAGTATCCGAATATTTAGCAGCTAAAATTGTATTTATGATAATTTTGGGGTGGATATCGGCTGTTATAAGTACATTAATGGTAGTGGGAGTGAATGCAGACTATATAAAATTATTGTCAATAGTAACGGTAGGAGGGATATTTGCATCGGGATTGGGGCTTATAGTGTCTAGTTTTTTTGATAATCTGTCTAAATCTATGGTTTGGATAATGATAGTTAGTATACTACTATCATTGCCATTTATATCATATTTTGTACCCAGTTTTGCACCTAATTATATAAGACTGATACCAACATATTCATTGCTATTTGCCATGAAGGAAGCAGTATTTCCCACAGGAAACACAGCTATAATATATAATACATTAATTACATTTTGTATACTGGCAGTTATAAATTATATATTGGCATTATTAGTATATAGATATAATCTATCTAAGATGTAA
- a CDS encoding ABC transporter permease: MKRILAIFKRDIISSLREFMLIYMMVAPILLAIGLRFFIPSVGSASIQFAVDNSVDKDIIDIFNRYGNVERYDSVEDVKKRVNSIDDIAGVIVDEKNNFKLILEGNESHDTEEIPKKIIRSIKYEDGLNTGHSITDIGIKNSPIATIGTTSLIIMAIVMGGIVIGLNIIEEKESGTIRSLIVSPMSKIEFILGKSVIGVILPIIQVYIILWILGMANVNIYMVLILTLISMLLTITMGFLIGVISGNQIAGIANLKLLFLIVSLSIIGAIMLPQSKQFLLYWAPPYWSFIGFRDILLHNITWYQLFIYCLWILGLSTIIFMLVRKKINNRLS, translated from the coding sequence ATGAAGAGAATATTAGCCATATTCAAGAGAGATATAATTAGTAGTTTAAGAGAATTTATGCTCATATATATGATGGTGGCTCCAATACTTTTGGCTATAGGTCTTAGATTTTTCATACCAAGTGTTGGTTCTGCCTCTATTCAATTTGCAGTGGATAATAGTGTAGATAAAGATATAATAGATATATTCAATAGATATGGAAATGTGGAAAGATATGATTCGGTCGAAGATGTTAAAAAAAGAGTCAATAGTATAGATGATATAGCAGGGGTAATTGTAGATGAAAAAAATAATTTTAAGTTGATATTAGAGGGCAATGAGTCCCATGATACTGAAGAAATACCTAAAAAGATAATTAGAAGCATAAAATATGAAGATGGACTCAATACTGGGCATTCAATAACAGATATTGGGATTAAAAACTCTCCTATAGCCACAATAGGAACAACATCCCTTATAATTATGGCCATAGTTATGGGAGGTATAGTAATAGGGCTCAACATAATAGAAGAAAAGGAATCGGGAACAATAAGGTCATTGATTGTATCTCCAATGAGCAAAATTGAATTTATATTGGGAAAGAGTGTAATAGGTGTCATTTTGCCCATAATACAGGTTTATATAATTTTATGGATACTGGGCATGGCCAATGTAAATATATATATGGTGTTGATTTTGACATTGATTAGTATGTTGCTGACCATAACAATGGGATTTTTAATCGGAGTTATAAGTGGAAATCAGATAGCAGGAATTGCAAATTTAAAATTATTGTTTCTGATCGTATCTTTATCTATAATAGGAGCAATAATGCTTCCACAGAGCAAACAATTTTTACTGTATTGGGCACCTCCATATTGGTCATTTATAGGATTTAGGGATATCTTACTTCATAATATTACATGGTATCAATTATTTATATATTGTCTATGGATATTGGGATTAAGTACTATAATATTTATGTTGGTCAGAAAGAAAATTAATAACAGATTATCTTAG
- a CDS encoding helix-turn-helix transcriptional regulator translates to MDRDKFVDMVNDKLKLIRNEYDFTQDRMAEIIGISKKTLVQIEKGRSSLGWTGAVAVCTIFKDSEILQMIFGGDTQDIILSIAFENYDKNYENTMGGKVWWRDVEINGNYRIQQNIISNHYRILDGDDRRISSSFDIEYINKRMKELLGDE, encoded by the coding sequence TTGGATAGAGATAAATTTGTGGACATGGTAAATGACAAATTAAAGCTGATAAGAAACGAATATGATTTTACCCAGGATAGGATGGCGGAAATTATAGGTATATCAAAAAAGACTTTAGTACAGATAGAAAAGGGTAGGTCCAGCTTAGGATGGACAGGGGCTGTAGCAGTATGCACTATATTTAAAGATAGTGAGATATTGCAGATGATATTTGGAGGAGATACTCAAGATATTATATTGTCAATTGCATTTGAAAATTACGATAAGAATTATGAAAATACCATGGGTGGCAAAGTGTGGTGGAGAGATGTAGAAATCAACGGGAATTATAGGATACAACAAAATATAATAAGCAATCACTATAGGATATTGGATGGGGACGATAGGAGGATAAGTTCTTCTTTTGATATTGAATATATAAATAAAAGAATGAAGGAACTTTTAGGAGATGAGTAA